The Haloterrigena turkmenica DSM 5511 genome includes the window GACGGTCATTATCTGCGTCAGTCGCCGAGCGTGATCGCCTCGTCTGCCGCGTTCCGCAGGGCGTCCGAGCGGCCGTACGTCCCGGGCGCGATGGCGACCGTCTCGACCCCGACGGTGCCCGCGTACTCGAGGACGGGCTTGAAGTCGGTGTCGCGGGAGCCGATCGCCAGCCGGTCGATCGTGCCGTCGCTACAGAGTGCGGTCGCGTCGACGGCGAGTTTGACGTCGACGTCGCCGCTGGTGACGATCACCTCGAACCCGCGGGCCTCGGCGGCCTGGATGAGCCCCGGCGTCGCGTGTTCGTCGAGATAGAGCCGGATGACGCCGACGCGACCGAGGTCTCGCGCGGCGTCCCGCAGGTCGTTCAGATCGACGTCGAACTCGTCGCGGAAGACGTTCGGCCCGTCGACCAGCAATCCCACCGTCGGCTCAGTCTCGGCTGGCGGGCCTGCGAGGGTGGCGAGACGGGCGCGAACGCGGTCGAACATACACTGGCCGTTTCAGCGGGCCCGAGATAGGTGTGACGGATCGGAACGAAGGGCCCCTCGAGGGCGGGACCGAGGGGAAGTGGAGGGAAACGCGTCGGTCGATTGATCCAACGTCGGCCCGGCGGTTGACATCGTCGCACCGGACACTGACCTCTTCTCGGCGGTCCCCTGGGACGACTACGCGCGGATCTCGGGGACGTCGATGGCGGCGCCGGTCGTTGCCGGCGTCGCGGGCCGGGTTGACGCGGCCGCGGCCGTCGAGACGGCGCCGTCCCCCGGTCGCGAGGCCAAGACGGACGCGACTCGCGAGACCGACGATACCGTCTCTCCTGTGACCGCCGCTGACACGTCCGGTGAGTGAGGAACTGACTCCGACCGCGTTCCCGCTCGCTGTCTCACAGGTGCGAGAAACCGACGCCGATCGCCGTCAACGGCCGGTCAGTTGTTCTCGATCGAGCGACCCCACATAATCGAACACCTGACCATATTCTCACTTTATTAGGAGGAATATTTTCCTTCTGACAGCATTTTCGAGAGATGATATTGAACAAACCTGCCGCTGTTCGATAAGAGTTTACTAATTTCAGGAATTGGAGACTGTCACTCCATGCCACAGAGTGGTCCCCCGGACGAAGACGCGGACGACGGCTACGACAGACGAACGGTCCTGACCGGCGCCGGTACGCTCGCCGCGGGCGGGTTGATCGGCTCGAGCGGGGTGGCCAGCGCGACCCCGGAGCGCGAACCCGGGCCGAAGAAAGACGAACTCGTCGTCGGCATCTCGGCGTCGGCGCCGGACGTCGCCCGCGAGGCGCGCGCGGCCGTCCCCGGCGACGCGGACGTCGTCCACGCCAACGAGACGATCAGGTACGCGACGATCAGTTTCCCCTCCGAAACGCCGGCCCACGCCCGCGAGCGGTTCATCGAGGCGATCGAGCGGGCCGAACACGTCGAGTACGTCGAACGGAACGCGACCGTCCAGTCGTTCGGCGAACCCGACGACACCTACTACGGCTACCAGAGCGCCCCACAGCAGGTCAACTGCGAGGCCGCCTGGGGGACCACGACCGGAAGCGAGGACGTCTGCATCGCCACTATCGATCAGGGCGTCCAGTACGACCACCCCGACCTCGAGTCGGCCGTCGACGACCGGGTGGGCGAGGACGTCGCCGGGCGCGGGAGCGATCCGTACCCGTCGGACAACGGCGAACAGCACGGGACCCACGTCGCCGGCATCGCCATCGCCGAGACGGACAACGGCCGCGGCACGGCGGGGATCAGCGACTGTTCGCTGCTGGCCGTCCGCGCCCTCGACGCGAACGGGCAGGGCTCGCTCTCGGACATCGCCGACGGGATCCAGTGGGCCGCCGACGCCGGCGCCGACGTGATCAACCTCTCGCTGGGCGCCTCCGACGACTACCGGACGCTGACCGCGGCCTGCGAGTACGCCGAAGAGCAGGGAGCCCTGGTCGTCGGGGCCGCGGGCAACGCGGGCGACGACGGCGTCGCCTATCCCGCCGCCTACGAGGACGTCATCGGCGTCTCGGCCCTCGAGGGCGAGTCGCTGGCCGACTTTTCTAATACGGGGCCGGAGATCGATCTCGCCGCGCCGGGAGCCGGTCTCGTCTCGACGGTCCCGTGGGGCGACTACGGTCGGATGACCGGAACGTCGATGGCGACCCCCGTCGTCGCCGGCGTCGCGGGGCTCGCGCTGTCGGCCCATCCCGACCTCTCGCCGCTGGAACTCCGCGAGCACCTCACGACGACGGCGACCGACCTCGGCCTCGAGGCGAGCGCACAGGGCGCGGGCCGAGTCGACGCGGCCGCGGCTGTCGAGACGGATCCGTACCCGGACCAGAACGCCGACGAGAGCGAGGATACGGACGAATCCGGCGAATGCGGCGACGAAACCGTCGTCGCGAGCGCCGACGGCTCCCTCTCCGGCGGCTGGTGGGGCGAGAGCGATCGGTACATGTATCGACCTCGCACGAGCGATCCGTGTTCGGCGACGCTCTCGCTCGAGGGTCCTTCGGGAGGCGACTTCGACCTCTATCTCAACGTCGACGGCGAGTCGCCGACGCGATGGGACCACGACGAGTCCTCCGCGGGCGACGGCGCCAGTGAGGCGATCGAACTTGCGCTCTCGGGCGACGAGGACCTGCGCATTCAGGTCCACGCGAACACCGGTAACGGGTCGTACACGCTGCGGATCGAGGAACGCGGTCGGTAGGTAGCCGAGCGGTTCGGACTCGAGACGACCGGGCGCCTCGCGGCGAGGCACCCGTCGAACGGGCCCGGTATCGGGAGGTCGATCGTTTGAACTTCCCTCGAGACAGCTCTCAGGCGTAGTGTTCTTCCAGATACTCGACGATATCGTCGCTCTCGTAGAGCGCCTCCTCCCGCTCCGTCTCGACGAGGTACGGGATCTGATCTTCACCGCCTAACTCGGTCAGCTCTCGATAGGTCCGTTCGTTGAGCACGTCGCCGCCCTCGTCGCCCGGCAACCGGGGATTGTGTACGACGTACGAGACGCCGAGCCCGGTCAGCTTCTCTCGACCTTTCGCACAATAGGGACAGCCCTCCGCTCGGTACAATTCGAGCATTTCGGTGTGTGAATCGAGACAGATCGTCGTTAAAATTTGCCTGGTGGGTCGCTTTCGAGAGGGAAACGCCCGGCTGAACGGATGCGTAGCGTGGATGCTCCCGCTCCGAGCGACGAAAAGACATTACTACTCCGCCGGCGAATCACTCGAGCATGCCGCTTCAGACGCCGCCGTTGCGTGGGCTCCACGACGAGCGTGGCGCGAAGTTCACGGAGTTCGGCGGCTGGGACATGCCGGTCGAGTTCGATTCGATCCAGTCGGAACACGCGGCCGTCCGCGAGGCCGCCGGGATCTTCGACGTCTCTCACATGGGACAGATCCACGCTACCGGGCCGGACGCGACCGAACTGATGCAACGGCTCACGACCAACGACGTGACCCGCCTCGCCGTCGGCGACTCCCAGTACGCCGCGATCACCGACGAGGACGGGACCATCATCGATGACACCGTCGTCTACCGACTGCCAAACGAGACCGACGACGGGGCTCGAGCGGACGAGGACGGCGAGCCGACCTACCTCTTCGTCCCCAACGCCGGCACCGACGAGTCGACCCACGAGCGCTGGATCACCCACCGCAACGAGTGGGACCTCGAGGCGACCGTCGACAACCGGACCGACGAGTACGCCATGTTCGCCGTGCAGGGCCCCGAGGCCGCCGACCTGGTCGACGACGCGACCGCGGAGTCGATCACCGCGCTGGACCGGTTCGAGGCCCAGTACGCGACGGTCGACGGCGTCGACTGCTGGGTCGCCCGCACGGGGTACACCGGCGAAGACGGCTTCGAACTGATCGTCCCGTGGTCGGAGGCCGAGCACGTCTGGTCGCTGTTCGACTGCCAGCCCTGCGGGCTGGGCGCCCGGGACACGCTCCGGATCGAGGCCGGCCTCCTGCTGGCCGGCCAGGACTTCGATCACGACTCCGACCCGCGGACGCCCTACGAGGCCGGCATCGGCTTCACGGTCGCCCTCGAGACCGAGTTCGTCGGTCGGGACGCCCTCGCCGAACTCGAGCGCGAGGGAATCGAGGAGAAGCTGGTCGGCTTCCAGTTGATCGATCGGGGCGTCCCACGACACGGCTACGACATCACGAACACCGACAGCCGCGTGATCGGCACCGTCACCAGCGGCACGATGAGTCCCTCGCTCGAGCAACCCATCGGACTGGGCTACGTGCCCGTCGAGTACGCCGAACCGGGGACGACCCTACAGGTCGTCGTCCGCGGCCAGTCCAAAAAGGCAAGAGTTGAAACGACACCGTTCATCGATACCGTATAACCATGAGCTTCGACGTTCCCGACGACAGACGCTATCTGGAATCGCACGAGTGGGCACTCGAGATTGACGGCACCGTCCGAGTCGGCATCTCCGACTTCGCACAGGACGAACTCGGTGACGTCGTCTTCGTCGAACTTCCCGATGAGGGCGACACCCTCACTCAGGAAGAGGAGTTCGGCGTGGTCGAGTCCATCAAGGCCGTCTCCGATCTCTACGCGCCGGTCAGCGGCGAGGTCACGGCCGTCAACGACGACCTCTTCGACGCGCCGGAACTGGTCAACGACGACCCCTTCGGCGACGGCTGGATGCTCGAGATCGAGGCCGACGACGCGAGCGAACTCGACGACCTGCTCACCGCCGACGAGTACGAGGACCAGATCGCCTGAGAAGCGCCGCCGACGGCCGTCGCGTTTCGTCTCCGATCATCGCCGCGTGCTCTCTCCTTTCCGTAGCGCGTCGACCCGACGCGATCACTCGAGGCCGACGAGATACTCGAGCATCCCGTCGAGATCGGTGTTCGTCACGGCCAGCGAGTAGCCGTCGATGCGGGCCAGATCGGCGGCGTGATCCCAGAGGTCTTCCTCCTCGATCCCGTGGAGGACGACCGCGTTGGGCGTCGGATTGACGACCCGCAGGGCGACCAGCGGCGACTCGCCGCGGGAAACGCCCGTAAACACCAGCACGCGGTTCGTGCTCTGCCCGTAGAGCCGGAAGAACTCCTCGCTCGAGAGGCGCGTGATCGCCTGGATGCTGTCGATGACCGTGTGGCCGCTGATGCGATCGGTGCTTCCGGCAGTGATCTGGGTCGCGTCGATATCGTCGTACAGTTTCTCGAGCGGAATCGAGGTGGCGTACTCCCGCAGGTCGTGGACGACGTCGCTGTCGAAGCCGGCCGAGAGGACCCGGCCGTACTGCCGGATGCGGTCGCCGCCTCGCCGTTCGTCGATCGAGAGCAGTCCGTCGACGAGCCGGCGGACGACGCCGATGCCGGGGCTCTCCCGGCGCCCGCTCTCGTAGTCGGAGATGACCGACGACGAGACGTCCAGCTCGGTGGCGAGATCCGTCTGCGAGATGTCGAAATCGGTACGCCACTTCCGCAAGGTCGCGCCGGGATCGTCGCTCAGCGTGATTTCCCCGGCGATCTTCTCCGCGAGTTCCCGTTTTGGCCCACGTCCGCCCATACGCGAGGGGTCGTGTGGTCGACTCAAGTAGCTACTGGAGACGCCGCGGCCCGTGACTGCATTGCATGCGGCTATTTATCACGGCATTGTGTCCCAAAGAGAACGGGCAGCGCGTAACTATGCGGTCCCCTTCCGGCCTGCGACGGTCGCGTATCCGACGCGCCAGCCGACCAGCAGGAGGAACCCGAACCCCGTGATCACGAGCGGGAACGGCCAGACCGCCGAGTCGCCGAACAGTCCCTGCCGGAGGAGCAACCCGACGTTCGCCGCGCCGAGCCACACCACCGCCGTCAGCCGCGCCGCTCGGGACGGCGCCGCGCTGGCCGACCGCGTGTAGAATCCGGCCAACGCCGCGACGACGATCCACCCAACCACGAACGGGGCGACCGTCTCGAGCGTCGAGAGGGGCTGTGCGAGCGGATTCGCCTCGTGGCTGAGCTGGCCGTAGACCAGCAACCCGGCGATCAGGCCGACGTCGCCGACGCCGAGGGCGAGCGTCGTTCGGTCGACCGCCTCGGTCCGGCCGTCCGTTCGAACTGCGGTGTCCATAGGTCCCTCTCGCGGCCGGATCACTATTGATGTCCCGGTTGCCGCCGTACCGTCGCGGGACGCATCTCGAGTCGGACCGGCTTCGCGGGAGACGGTGCGGGGCATCACCACTGATGCCCGACCGTTCGTCGGCTGTTTGTCAAAAGAAAACTAATTAAGGAGGAATCCGAACGTGGCGCTAATGGCTGTGGCCGACGACCGTCAGGCAGGCTGTGAGGGGTGTGGCCGAACGGTGCCGCTCGAGGACCTGACGACGGTGACGATGCCCGACGGCGAGCGGGTCGCGTGCTGTCCCCGCTGTGAGCCACACGCACGCGAGGCCGCGCGGAAGTGCTCGTCGCTCGACCAGCGGCGGGCCGCCTGCGACGGCTGTACCGGAACCTACCTCGAGACCGAACTCGAGGACATCGTCCTCGAGGACGGAACCGTGCTCGCGTGCTGTCCGTCCTGTGCGAGGGAGGCACCGGAGGGCGACGCCGACACGGCGAGCGCGGAACACGGGGAGCACGCGGCCGCCGACCGCGACGACGAGGCCGAGGGGAGCGGCGAGGAAACCCTCTGTATGCAGTGCAACGAGTGGGTTACCGCCGAACTGTTCCGCGTGACGACCATCGACGACCGGACCGAGAAGTTCTGTCCGACCTGCAAGGAGCGTGCCGAGGAAGACGGCATCGTCAAGGACGTCGACATCCGGAAGACGAACGCCCGGGAGGTGCTCGGCGTCGAGGCCGATGCGACCGACGACGAGATCAAGGCGGCCTTCCACCGACAGGTCAAACGCGCCCATCCCGACCGGGAAAGCGGCAGCAAGTCGGCGTTCAAACTGGTCCGGGAGGCCTACGAGCGACTGACCGAAGACGACTGACGACCGCCGAACCGGAGCGGCACGGTCGGTCGCGTTGTCCGGTATCTCGGCACCTCCTTCTCGAGTCCCACCGCTCGCCCCCTAGTTATCGGCATCGGACTCGAGTGAACCGCCCTCGAGACTCGGCGAGGGGCCCGTTGAAGCGCCTTCGTGCCCGCGTGGTGGTACTCGAGGAGACCGTCGCTCTCGTCGCTCCTGGCTTCACTCGTGGTTTCTTCTCGCACACAAGCTGTCGTCCCGCGGCGTTCGTGCCGGCACCGTGATCTGTCTCGCCGCCTGATTTTCTGAACTGTCTTCCTCCTCACGGTATAACTGTATATTTGCAAACTTTCCATCGTGAACTAACCGGTGACGGCCGTCACGCTAATACGCTTTCGACGAGGCCCGCCGAGAACGAAAAAATTCCGAAAGTTAAAGTCATGCGATTATGTACGTTCAGAGAAGAACTTCATGACTGATAGTACGATGAACGCAAATTCGGGTGAGGGCGCGCTCGACGTCGGGGGGGCCGACGAGCTGTTCGGCGACCTCGAGGAGGAATCGCTCGAGGAGGGGGCCGCCGATGGGGAGTCGTCCGACGAGACGGCCGAGGGGGCCTCGAGCGGGGCGGGCGCATCCGAGACCGTCGAAGATCAGACGGCTGCCGCGGTCTTCGGGCAACTGCAGGACTCCGTGGCCGACACCGCCGATATCGACGACGTGCTCGAGGACGAGAGTCCGGACGACATCATCGCGAGCGCGGACGAGCCGGAGCCGGCCGCCGAATCGGTCGACGACGACCTGCTCGTCGACGAGGACGCGCTCGAGGATCTCCTGTTGACGGATCGGACCAAAGACGAGGAGTTCCTCTGGGTCGAGACCGACGACGGGACGTCCGACGCTGACGACGAAACCGACGAGTCGTCGAACGCGGCGTCCGATGACGCCACCACCGACGCTGATGCCGATAACGACGTCGAGATGGACGATCGCGGTTCGGAGCCGTCGATGCTCGAGTCCAACGAGTTCGAACCGACGATCGATTCCGACGGCGACGCCGAACCGACGCCGCTCGAATCGGATGACGGCGATAGCGACGAGAGTGCCGTCGAGACGGGCGATCACGACGGCGACACCGCGTCGACCGAGACCGAAACCGACGCCGACGCTGATTCCGACGCCGAATCGGCGGCCACATCGACGGACGTCGCCCAGCCCCTCGAGGCAGACGACAGTTCGTCGGCCTCGGTCGATGACATGACGACCGACGATGCCGCAGAAGCGCCGGACACCGAGACCGAGACGGCGGCCGAACCCGCCGAGTCGACGGCCGCAGACGAAGTAGGCGACGAAGCGGACGTCGAAGAGACCTCGATCGCTCCCGACGAGAACACGGACGTTCCCGCGACGACGGACGACGACGGCTCCGGCGGCCTGCTCGGCTGGCTGCGCTCGAAGCTCGGTGGCCTGTTCTAACGGTCGACTCACCCGCGACGCCCGCACTACGTTTCGTTCTCTTCGATCCGTTCGATGATTCGGTCTCGACTTGATTCAATCTCGAGTCGATCGCTCTGCGCTCTTCGCTCGAGTTTCCGCGCCCGTGGACGTGCTGGCTAACACGCCGGATGCCACGCGAGATCCTCCCGGCGGACCGTGTACGGACGGCTCCCGCACTCGGGACAGCCGGTCCCCCCGCGGTCCATATCCGGCCGTTCGGGGATCGTATGCGCGGTTCCACACTCGTCACACACGATGCTGACGGGCATACACGAACGGACGGCCGGCTCCCGCAAGGGGGTGTTGCCGGGATCTGCGCGTTCCGACGAGTCGACGTGCGCTACGGCTGCGCGACTGCTCGGCCGAGATGCGCAGAAGCACTCGAAAAAACGGCGGCCGAAACCGACGACGATCGGTCCTCGAGTCGCGACTCGAGAGATTCCCGACCGATCGCGGCGTTACGCGAGGAACTCTTCGATGTGGTCGGCGACTTCCTCGGGCGTGTCGCCGACGGGGACGCCCGCGTCGTTGAGGGCGCTGATCTTGCTCTCGGCGGTCCCGGTCCCGGAGCCGGAGACGATGGCGCCGGCGTGGCCCATCCGCTTGCCCGGCGGGGCGGTGCGGCCGGCGATGAAGCCGGCGACCGGCGTGTCGACGTAGTCGTCGATGAACGCGGCGGCCTCCTCCTCGTCCTCGCCGCCGATTTCGCCGCACATGACGATGGCGTCGGTGTCGGGGTCGTCCTCGAACAGCTCGAGGGCGTCGACGAAGTCGGTGCCGATAATCGGGTCGCCGCCGATACCGATGGCCGTCGTCTGCCCGATGCCGCGATTGGTCAGGCTGTCGACGACCTGGTAGGTCAGCGTCCCCGAGCGGGAGACGAGTCCGACGTTCCCCTCGGCGAAGATGTTACCGGGGAGAATGCCGAGTTTGGCCTCGCCGGGGGTGATGAGACCTGGACAGTTCGGACCGATGAGTCGGGTGTCGGTCTCGGTGAGGCGCTTGTTGACTCGAGCCATGTCCTGGGTCGGAATGCCCTCCGTGATCGCGACCGCGAGGTCGAGATCGGCGTCGAGCGACTCGAAGACGGCGTCGCCGGCGAACGCCGGCGGGACGAAGATGACCGAGGTGTCGGCGTTCTCCTCCTCGACGGCCTCGTGGACCGTGTCGTAGACGGGAACGCCCTCGACCTCTTGACCGCCTTTGCCGGGGACCGCGCCGGCAACGACGTTGGTGCCGTACTCCATCATCTGCTTGGCGTGGAACTTGCCTTCCCCGCCGGTGATGCCCTGTACCACGACGCGCGTGTCGTCGTCGACTAGAACGCTCATTATTCGTTCACCTCCCCAGCGTACTCGACTGCACGCTGTACCGCATCCTCGAGGGTCTGTTCGACCGTCACGAGGTCTTCGTTGAGAATTTCCATGCCTTCCTCCCAGTTGGTGCCGGCCAGTCGAACGACGACCGGCTTGGGGATCTCGTCGAACTGCTCGAGCGCTTCGTTGATCCCGCGGGCGACCTCGTCGCCGCGCGTGATCCCGCCGAAGATGTTGAAGACGACCGAATCGACGTTGTCGTCCGAGAACACCATGTCGAGCGCGTTCGCGATGCGCTCGGCCTTCGCGCCGCCACCGACGTCGAGGAAGTTAGCGGGCTCGCCGCCGTAGTGATCGACGAGGTCCAGCGTCGTCATGACGAGACCGGCGCCGTTGCCGATGATGCCGACGTTCCCGTCCAGACGGACGTAGTCGAAG containing:
- a CDS encoding DUF3054 domain-containing protein, translated to MDTAVRTDGRTEAVDRTTLALGVGDVGLIAGLLVYGQLSHEANPLAQPLSTLETVAPFVVGWIVVAALAGFYTRSASAAPSRAARLTAVVWLGAANVGLLLRQGLFGDSAVWPFPLVITGFGFLLLVGWRVGYATVAGRKGTA
- a CDS encoding J domain-containing protein, coding for MAVADDRQAGCEGCGRTVPLEDLTTVTMPDGERVACCPRCEPHAREAARKCSSLDQRRAACDGCTGTYLETELEDIVLEDGTVLACCPSCAREAPEGDADTASAEHGEHAAADRDDEAEGSGEETLCMQCNEWVTAELFRVTTIDDRTEKFCPTCKERAEEDGIVKDVDIRKTNAREVLGVEADATDDEIKAAFHRQVKRAHPDRESGSKSAFKLVREAYERLTEDD
- the sucD gene encoding succinate--CoA ligase subunit alpha yields the protein MSVLVDDDTRVVVQGITGGEGKFHAKQMMEYGTNVVAGAVPGKGGQEVEGVPVYDTVHEAVEEENADTSVIFVPPAFAGDAVFESLDADLDLAVAITEGIPTQDMARVNKRLTETDTRLIGPNCPGLITPGEAKLGILPGNIFAEGNVGLVSRSGTLTYQVVDSLTNRGIGQTTAIGIGGDPIIGTDFVDALELFEDDPDTDAIVMCGEIGGEDEEEAAAFIDDYVDTPVAGFIAGRTAPPGKRMGHAGAIVSGSGTGTAESKISALNDAGVPVGDTPEEVADHIEEFLA
- a CDS encoding helix-turn-helix domain-containing protein, coding for MGGRGPKRELAEKIAGEITLSDDPGATLRKWRTDFDISQTDLATELDVSSSVISDYESGRRESPGIGVVRRLVDGLLSIDERRGGDRIRQYGRVLSAGFDSDVVHDLREYATSIPLEKLYDDIDATQITAGSTDRISGHTVIDSIQAITRLSSEEFFRLYGQSTNRVLVFTGVSRGESPLVALRVVNPTPNAVVLHGIEEEDLWDHAADLARIDGYSLAVTNTDLDGMLEYLVGLE
- a CDS encoding S8 family serine peptidase codes for the protein MPQSGPPDEDADDGYDRRTVLTGAGTLAAGGLIGSSGVASATPEREPGPKKDELVVGISASAPDVAREARAAVPGDADVVHANETIRYATISFPSETPAHARERFIEAIERAEHVEYVERNATVQSFGEPDDTYYGYQSAPQQVNCEAAWGTTTGSEDVCIATIDQGVQYDHPDLESAVDDRVGEDVAGRGSDPYPSDNGEQHGTHVAGIAIAETDNGRGTAGISDCSLLAVRALDANGQGSLSDIADGIQWAADAGADVINLSLGASDDYRTLTAACEYAEEQGALVVGAAGNAGDDGVAYPAAYEDVIGVSALEGESLADFSNTGPEIDLAAPGAGLVSTVPWGDYGRMTGTSMATPVVAGVAGLALSAHPDLSPLELREHLTTTATDLGLEASAQGAGRVDAAAAVETDPYPDQNADESEDTDESGECGDETVVASADGSLSGGWWGESDRYMYRPRTSDPCSATLSLEGPSGGDFDLYLNVDGESPTRWDHDESSAGDGASEAIELALSGDEDLRIQVHANTGNGSYTLRIEERGR
- a CDS encoding NYN domain-containing protein, with amino-acid sequence MFDRVRARLATLAGPPAETEPTVGLLVDGPNVFRDEFDVDLNDLRDAARDLGRVGVIRLYLDEHATPGLIQAAEARGFEVIVTSGDVDVKLAVDATALCSDGTIDRLAIGSRDTDFKPVLEYAGTVGVETVAIAPGTYGRSDALRNAADEAITLGD
- a CDS encoding glutathione S-transferase N-terminal domain-containing protein — encoded protein: MLELYRAEGCPYCAKGREKLTGLGVSYVVHNPRLPGDEGGDVLNERTYRELTELGGEDQIPYLVETEREEALYESDDIVEYLEEHYA
- the gcvT gene encoding glycine cleavage system aminomethyltransferase GcvT, producing MPLQTPPLRGLHDERGAKFTEFGGWDMPVEFDSIQSEHAAVREAAGIFDVSHMGQIHATGPDATELMQRLTTNDVTRLAVGDSQYAAITDEDGTIIDDTVVYRLPNETDDGARADEDGEPTYLFVPNAGTDESTHERWITHRNEWDLEATVDNRTDEYAMFAVQGPEAADLVDDATAESITALDRFEAQYATVDGVDCWVARTGYTGEDGFELIVPWSEAEHVWSLFDCQPCGLGARDTLRIEAGLLLAGQDFDHDSDPRTPYEAGIGFTVALETEFVGRDALAELEREGIEEKLVGFQLIDRGVPRHGYDITNTDSRVIGTVTSGTMSPSLEQPIGLGYVPVEYAEPGTTLQVVVRGQSKKARVETTPFIDTV
- the gcvH gene encoding glycine cleavage system protein GcvH, which encodes MSFDVPDDRRYLESHEWALEIDGTVRVGISDFAQDELGDVVFVELPDEGDTLTQEEEFGVVESIKAVSDLYAPVSGEVTAVNDDLFDAPELVNDDPFGDGWMLEIEADDASELDDLLTADEYEDQIA